The DNA region CGTCGGTGACGGCGGCTTCGCAGAGGTCAGGGCGGCGACGGTCGAATCGTCCCCGGACGCGGAGCTCGCGGTCAAGCGCCTGACCGACGAGGGGACGCTGGCCAGAGCGACGATCGACCGGTTCGTCGAAGCGGCGAAGCTGTGGGCCCAATGTGGCGACCACCGCCACGTCGTCAGCGTCGTCGACTGGGGGAAGGTACCCCGGCCCTGGATCGCGATGGAGCGCCTGACCGGCGGCGACCTGCGCCAGCGCCTCCGCGACGCCGACGACGGGCTCGCGGTCGACGAGGGGCTGTGGATCGCGAGCATGCTGGCCGAGACCCTCGCCGACGTACACCACCTCGGCGTCCGGCACTTCGATCTCCGGGCCCGAAACGTCCTCTTCGCCTCGACGACCGACGAAGCGTGGGACCTCCCCAAGATCGGCGACTGGGGCGTCGCGAAGACACAGCGCAGCGGCGACGATCCGACGGCGCTCGATCCCCGCTACGCCGCCCCCGAGCAGTTCGAGTCCGACCGCGAACTCGACCACCGGACAGACATCTACCAGCTCGGGACGGTGCTCTACGAACTGCTGACCGGACGGGTGCCGACGGCGACGGGAGCCGAGGGCGAGTCGGTCGCCGAGCGGTCGCTGCCGACGCCGCCGTCGGAACTGCGCCCCGAACTGCCGTCGTCGGTCGACGAGGTCGTCCAGGCCGCGCTCGCACCGGCCCCCTCGGAGCGGTACAGTCGGGCGATCTACCTCGCCGACGCGCTGGACGATCTCGTCGACGACACACCGTAACAGCCGTCTAAAGTGATTTTGCCGCCCCGGAGTGGCGAATGGATGCACGAAGGGACAGCCGTCAGTATTAGATGGGCGTCACTGCAACCGAGTGGTATGTTCTGGCAGGGACTCGACGACTGGATCGAACGCGAGTTCGGCGCGCGTGACGAGGGGCTGCTAGACGTCGAGCTGGAGGCGAAGCACCTCGAACTGGTCGAACGCGAGCAGGCGGTCGAGTACGAACTCGTCGGCGAGGAGATGGCGGAGGTAGAGGGGCATTTCGAGGAGACGGTTCGGGCGGGTGTCGACGCCGAGGGCCACGAGCGGGAACGACACGAAGAGAGAGCCGAACAGCTCAAACTGGAGTGCGAGCAGCGAGCGGAAAGGCGCGACAGGCACGGACGGCGACTCACCGCAACGTGGGTCATCCGCGCGCTCCGTGCGGTCGAGGGCGAAGCGCCCCAGGCTGTCCAGCGACGAGTGAACCGAGCGCGGGCGGATTCCAGCGTGGAGTTGCGCCGGGCCGACGAGTATCTCGCCGCCGTCGCAGACGCACTGGCAATCGACGATCGGTACCTCCCCGACTGGTCGCTCGACCCGGAGCCGATGCCGGAGCCGTTCGGCGGGGCCGACGGTCCGGGGTTCGATCCCGAACCGCTCGACCAGGCCGACGACGAACCGACGATCGATTTCAAAGCGACCGACGACGAGTGGACACTGGAGGACGTGATCGACCTGGGCGAGTGACGCGACACCGCGCGCGTTCGAAACGCGACCACGGAAAGATTCACCGTGGCGTGGGCTCAAACGGCGAGTCATGGAGACGTTCGGACTCGGAGAGTGGATCGAGCGCGAATTCGGTGTGCGTGGCGAACGACTCTCGGAGGAGCGACGCGGGCCCGACGATCTCGACCACCTCCTTGCCACACAGGAACGAGCGTATCGGTGCAATATCGAGCGGCTTGCAAAACTGTCTCACACGTACGAAGAGATCGTCAAAGAAGCCAGAGGGGCCTCGGAAGCACAAATCAAAGAACGGAAGGCGAAAGCAAAAAAGATCAAAAAGGAGCACGACCGGGTAGCGCAACGCGTCCACAAGCACGGACTGCGAATCGTCGCAATCGTCGCCGTCGGGATGGTGCGAGACCTCGGCACAGAGGAGTTAGAGTCCGACACCGTCGAGAGCCGACTCCACACTGGGGTAGCGGCGACCGTGGTCGGCGATGCGTACCTTCCCGAGTATCGAACGGTCGTCGCCAACGTCCTCCAGTTTGGCTACAACACGCGCAGTTTGCTCCTCCCCGATCACACCGCTCTCAAGTCCCCGTTCGACCGCGAATCCGATGCGACTGACGCGTCCGAAGCACTCGACGAGATAGATCTCTCGGAGTCGTCCGACGACGCGGAAGACCTCGACATCCTCGGTGATCTGTAGGCAATCAGCGCGAGGGAAGCGGTTCCCACACTGTTGGCTGTCTGCTCGTGGACAGTGAATGTACCAGACCGTCAGTATCGATGGACAATTGTGTCCAATATGGAGAAACTGTTTATAGTTGGAGACGGAACGTTGTTCCAGAGACATGAGAGTCACGACAGACCGGTGTGTGAGGCGATTGTCACCGACCGGCGTCGGGACGGCGTGCTCGGCCCAGCGGAGGGACGACCCGAGATGAGCGATACCGGAGAGTATCTCGTGGTCGTCGACTACGAGGACGAACGCGAGCGAAAGCGCGCGGAGTACCTGCTCGACAACTGGGAAGACGGGACGATCGAGTCCCTCGACGGTATGTCCCGCGTCGTGCGCGGCGTCGACATCGACGAACTGTACGATCAGCTGGCGGCGAAGGTGCCAGAAGATGAGTTGTCGGCGTACGAACTGAACCGCGTCGACACCGAGGCGACGCAGGTCCAGGCGACGATCGACGAGACGTTTGACGACGTCGAGGCAGACCGCGTCGAGTGGGCGATGGAGTCCATCATGAAAAAGCGAAAGGCGGTCGATCAGGGGTCGACCGCCGAAGGAGAGAGCCTCTGGGCAGTCTACACGAAGAAGGGGCGAGCCGAGATCAGGTACGACATTCGACAACAAGAACAAAGTACAATCCGACTCCACATCGTTATCGATGGTTTTGGAGACGCTCCCGAGTTCCTTCGTGAGTTTATCCAAGAAGAGATCGGGTACATGATTGCCTAACAATGGGAACGATCAAAGACAAGCGCGAGGAGCTGACGTATCCGGCCCACCAGGTCTTGCAGAAGGATCTGGTCGAACTAGCGAACTACTCGGCGCAGCGCCGCCGAGACCTGTACAACCAACTCGAACAGAACAAAGAGGAGTACGAGTGGGACTTCTACCCCGAACACCGGGAGTCGATCCCCGAGGCGACGAAGGAAAACGAGCTCGCTTCCTTCGAGGCCGCGAAGTTGCTCCTGGCGACGGCGATCGAGGAGGCCGCCGAGACGGATCCCGAGTCGAAGGGGTTCATCGACCAGTTCGAGGCGGGAGAACGCGAGTTCGTCAGGCAGTTCGACGATTTCCGCCGGAAGTTCAAGCAGATCGACGAGGAGAACCTGGAGACCAACATCAAGAACAAAGACGGGAAGATCCACGAGTTCGTCACCGAGGAACTCGAGGCCCAGGCCGACCTCAGAGAGTCGCTGCTGGACACGTCGTCGAACGAGATCCGCGGTGCGACGATCTCGTACTTCCAGCGGGAGTTCGAGGAGTTCTTCGAACTCGCCGACGAGGCCGTCTTCCTCTACATCAAACACCACGGACTCCCGAACACCATCGAAGGTATCGTCAGTGCCGCGGGAGCGGCCCGGGACGCGAAATCCGAGCGAGAGGCCATCGAAGCGACGGTACGGGACGAACTGGAGTCGCTCTCGGAGACGATCCACCACAGCCTCCGGGATCAAGAGCGAGCCCTCCGAAGCGAGATGAGTCGTCTCCAGTCGGAGATGGCGACCGGCGGCGTCGACGCGGACGCCGTCGAAGGCGAACTCGACGAGATCAAAGACCAGATCGCGACCCTCTCGGAACAACGCTCCGCAGACAGACGGGAGATCTCGGAGAAACTCGACACGATCTCGACGCTGGAAGGCGATCTCGAAGCCCAGATCGACCAGCTAGAGGCGGCCCGCGAGGAGACCCGCCAGGAGCTACAGGACGAGGCCGCGTCGAAAGCCGCGTCGCTGCTCGAAGACGAACTCGAACGCCTCTCCGAGCGGAAAGGCGATCTCAGCGCCGAGATCCAGCGGCTACGGAACGAACGCGAGCGCCTGGAGACGACCGGGGATCGGCTAGACCGGGAGTTTGGCGACCTCGAAGAGCGGGTCGCGACGGCCGAACAGCGGGTCGACCAGGTCGACGAGCTGGACGACCGCGTCAGTGAGATCGCCGAGTCCGTCCGGAGCCAGCGCGAGGAGCCCGACGGGAAGGCGATCCGCGCGGAAGTGGCGCGGCTGTACGAGATGGACTACATCGCGCGATTCGAGACCTCCGTCGAGGAGGCGACCCACCTGACACTCCCCGGTGGCGATCGCTTCGAGATCCCAGAGGGGTTCTGGGAGGATCGCCGGCGACACTTCACCGGGAACCATCGATCGATCGTCGCAGACGCACTGGACGACGAGACCACGGTCGACCGGTACCCGGTCGGACGGTTCTCGACCTATCGCGTGCGGACGAACAAGTTCGTCGCGTTCTCGGAGACGAAGCTGGTCGTCGAGGCGGTCGTCGCCGCGAACCTCGAAGCTTTCGCCGCGAACGGCTTCGACGCGCGGCCCGCCGGCCTCGACGACCTCATCGATGTCGTCAACGAGACGGTCGCCCGCGCCGAGTCGAACGACACGACCCACCTGATCGGCATCGCCTCACCCACCGGCTGGACCGACGACGTGGAATCGTTCGTCCAGAACGAGGACGCAGCGCGGTCTCGGTTCGACCAGCAGGTGAGCGTCTGTCTGGTCGACATCCAGTCCAACGGGCTGATCTACGACCGGAACGACCGCCTCGTCTCCGAAAACGTCGATCTGTTCAGACGAGAGGTCGATAGCG from Halomicrobium sp. LC1Hm includes:
- a CDS encoding serine/threonine-protein kinase, producing the protein MTDDEPPRFVTTTEQFSADFGTTTVESEPVLVHSLAGEGGRAVVGVYSTEIHEGECHLAVGIDETVPRKTAEPQSPDTAANDDPDAETTVARPAEKVPEPVGPPLPESVTYSELTIGERVGDGGFAEVRAATVESSPDAELAVKRLTDEGTLARATIDRFVEAAKLWAQCGDHRHVVSVVDWGKVPRPWIAMERLTGGDLRQRLRDADDGLAVDEGLWIASMLAETLADVHHLGVRHFDLRARNVLFASTTDEAWDLPKIGDWGVAKTQRSGDDPTALDPRYAAPEQFESDRELDHRTDIYQLGTVLYELLTGRVPTATGAEGESVAERSLPTPPSELRPELPSSVDEVVQAALAPAPSERYSRAIYLADALDDLVDDTP